The genomic DNA TCGGTCGCAGGAAGACGTCGCGGCCTCTCTCACACCATGTTGTGGTGGTTGTTCCTCTCGATTATGTCAGAGGAGGGGAGCAGCTCCTTCTTGATGGGCGAGGGCGGGGGCGTGGCTGGCTTCACCCTGGGCTTGAACAGGTCGGACACGTAGAACACCTGGtggacacagagagggagagcaaggTGAGGAAACATGAGGACGTCAGCAAAAACAGGGGAGGGCAAAAATGAACCACATGATGATTTAAAGCTGCAAAGGTccatttctttgtcattcatgaTAGTAAATAAAGACTCTCGGTATTGGATTGCTGGTGggacaaaagaaaataataaagccATCACTATGTGCGTTGCAGCCCTAATCTGAGCACTCGAACCAAATTTCGAGATGACTAATTGGACCTTCGTGTGTTCAATTTCGTCATTCAGTTGATATGCAAATGCACCCCAGCGGACAACACCTTGTGTTTTGCATAGAGCATGTAAAACCTATCTCAGTTGATTTGTCTATTTCCAGACAACTTCCACCAGGGTTTTAAGCCTGTTGGCAAAGCAAAATTGCTAAATAACGACCATATGTGTCTTCTGTTAGCTGATTTGAGTGAGGAATCTTTAACAGCAGGTGCTCCTCTGGCTGGATTTGGAAACACTCTGGATAAAACATGGCAGGTGTGTAAATATGCAGCAAAATGTTCATGTGTCTGCAGCGGATCCGTGAGCAGGAGAGACGTGTAATTATATACTCCATGACTTTATAATGCCATGATGAGAAACTCCCTATCACCTCCGTCTGCAACACTTGGTGCAGTCCCACATTAGCACCACTGAGTCATCTGGCTAAAGGAAGGGAACTGAGTATAGCTCGCCCTTAACTGACTAATTTAGTGAACCCTGGCTAATCATCTATTTAATGCTGCCAGGGGTGGATTCCCATTTTACATCAACTGTGAGGTCAGCCTGGCAAACAAAGGAAATCTAAGATTGTGATGACATCATATGTCAAACAGGAAAATGGGCATGGGTGGACAGGAAGTGGGACCATGGAAACTACTGCCCACTGTGTAACCGTGGACCACCGTCTCCACTTAGAGGGGTTCTGGGGGTCATTCATGAGCAACAGTGGCTTCGGCGTCGgactaacacacacaaacaacacgccgaacacacacatataactgGCAGGCGCAGCAGCTTTTCCTTCCGTGCTGCCAGTCGAGGGCAAGCGGAGGGCCTGTgccagggagaggaggagggagggccgGGGGGAGAAGCTGCCATTCAACACTAAACGCTGAGAAAAGGAGCCCACTgtgcagcagctcctctgggGGGGGGAGGAAACAATATGGACAGAAAACACACTGGGAAAACACATCGTGCTCTAATGCTTGGGGGAAAAACCTACTAGGGGCACTTCCCTGATCATCTTTCGTTGTTTTTCCAGGAAGAAACGGTCCACATACAGTCACTGATCTATTTATACAACAAGGACTGTCTCACTCTGAGCGGTGGGTTCAGCACAaagacttcctcttcctcctcaaaTTCCATTATAGCTTGACATTTACGGACCACAAAAAGACCTTCACTGCTGACCTTTGACTGACGGATGACATCACACGCAGATAGATACCTACACACAGCTGCTCTCATAGTTTTTTAAAAGACCTCTTTGTCCCTACAGCCAGCAGTTTGCGCAGAGCCTCTGTATGGTGTATTACATATGATATATAATTagggggagtgtgtgtgcggaGCCATATCTCTGGGAATCACCCGAGACGCCATGGGAAACACACAAGCCTCGTTTCCCATCAGGATGCATTGTGTCCAATTACAGTGAGCCTCGCTGCCGCGTCACCCAACCTCTGACATATCTCCCCTAAACGTGCCGCGGCAGAGGGCTTATCGCGACCGCACCGCTTCCTGTGCGTGAtatagaaaaaacacacacacacgcaaagcCGGCAGGCCTTTTGTGTTGAGTGATGCAGACTCAGCAGTTTGTCTCCTAAAtcacacttgagtaaaagtaaagatatcgtgttaaaatattactttgagaagtgaaagtcacccataaagccttaaagtatctgataatAAATGAACAAGTTCAAGTGAGAGTAAATCTGCTTGGCTGATTACTGGATTAATTAttagatttttgtattttttattccGATTGCAGAAgtaaattaaaggtgcaacatgtaagaattttgATAGTAAAAAATTCTGAACAAAAATcgtcaacagaatgtgaaggaaaAACGGTTTTGACGACCTGATGTCTATGAAAGACTGTTGTAAagcatgtttagcatgctaaccagctagcccacgCAGAAGCTTGTGTGCTGGCAGtgtaaaaaacaacacttcCTCAAAGTAACTCGTAACTAAAAGtatcaaataaatacagtggattaaaaagtacaatatttgcctcgaAAACTGAAGTGAAGTGGAAATACAAAATCCCAGAAAATGGAAGTACTCAAGCAAAAGAACGTGTATATCAATATTGTACTtaagttacattccatcactgtatAGACCGGCTACTTTCACATGTTAGCAGCATTTCCTGGTGGCTGGTGCTAATTTCCCACCTACTGTGTGAACCACTTTTAAGTCTGACACATAAAGAAGCTCAGCCACACAGGAAGGTAGCGCACACACTTGCAGGAACTGTGAAtgtctttaacaaaaaaaaccctgactcattactcactAGACCCCCTTTGCATGTACGAATGGTTAATTTCTTCGCACGCACATGAAACCAATTATGAATAGACGTGCAGCCACACAACACAGCAGCGTGCTGCTGAGAAAACAGTGGGCCTTTCGCTGCTATCTTACCAACAGATGTCTAACCATGTGTGCAAAAAACCAAGATACTTGACTTGTCTGTGTTTGACTGATTAAAGTTGACTTCCTGCTTCACACAAGTTCACTGACCACACAGACActgcttcagtgtttgtgtatgtgcctCCTGCCCTCGTGCAGGGATAGCATCCTCctgccccctcctccttcaACGCCTGACCCGACTCCTCTCCACTGTGACAATGAACCTCGGTAAACAAATGGCCGCTGCCCCGGCTTTCTCTCTGACAGCTGCTTCCTGCCGGAGTCGCTCCACTTGACCTTTATTACAACACATGCTGAAAAGTAGGTCAGCGTGTCTGATAGGAAGTGCCAGGTAGGACAGACGAGCCACTTCCTGTTGTGGTTCCTCCATTCTCTGGATCACAGAGGGTCTgactgaaaacagacattcatCTACATTTTCAACCATAAACTTCATGCCTCTGACTCAGACTCATCCATCTTCAGATGTGAGGACAGACAATAAGGTTTAAAGCAGCAATAAACTTACAACAAAGCCGCAGTCTTAACACGTCACGACTTATGAATGTGTTCATTCTTGCCCTGGGTTTTGCATTGTTCCTTTACTGGCACTCAATGGGGGAGCACTGGGATTAAAGAGGTAACTGCAGCCTAGGGAAACCTGGAATAGCACCGACAATAAAGTCATGGAACAACACACTTCTCGACAGACAATTACTGAAATGTATTTGGAGGGGAAGACGCTTTTCCACAAGGCCGTATAACTCATCGGAGCAATTGTTCGGGACGGCACACTTGAGACTGACGTGCAAACTCACTAACTCGTCCAATGTGTGCTTTTGTTCGTCAAATCGATTGCACTGTCTGTGCTTGGAGCGCATCCTTTTCATGCATGTGCACAAGCTCGGCCTGGATTAACGGACCACATTACCCAGGCTGCTGTGGGGGCTCATAAATATCAACCTTTTCCGCTTCATGGAAACATCTCATGAGAAAGATGGGCTTATGGGCTAAACCCGGAAACCTCAGAAACCTTTGTTATGACGTTACAGTGCATGTTCACAGTGACCTCAAAGACAAATAAAAGTCGGGGATATAAACAGCAATCATTGAACATCAAAAGGACGTGTCGTAGATCTAAGCTCAGACTTTTAAAAGAGCGTGTTGAAATATTCACGCCGACATGATTTCAAAGTGTGACCCCCTGCTCTTGTTGTTACGTTTCAAACTCAACATCTGAAAAAATAATGACTGAACCGGCACACTTGTGATCTAAAGATGTTCACACTTTGATTGAGTGCTTTCTGCTGGTGTTTCTGAGGCACACGGGCGTCATACCCCCTCCGCCCTGCCTCCACTCATCTCCTGTCAGGTCCTCTCTGCTCCGCTGCTCATTGAGAGGCTGAACCAGCCGAGCTAAAGTATTCACAGATGTGTGTTTCGACCGAGGCTCGGCAAAATCAGATTGTAAAAGTAACCTCAGCGCCTCGACCGGCAGGGGTTTCactataagtgtgtgtgtgtgtgtgtgtgtgtgtgtgtgtgttcgtgtgtgtgtgtgcacgttgtGTATGCATATGGATGTATGGACAgagtgtctgtctctctgatgcTCGTGGAATAGCTGAGTTGGATTGAAAACCAACGCTCATCCCGAGCCAAGACGCAGGCAaggctcctctctcctgtcaccTCCCTCCCTTCATTCCTCCTGCCAGATCTGCCCATTCAGAGGTCAGGCTCATAAATTGAGAATACTGTCTGAAaacatcctctcctcctttttatTTTCGCCTCCTTGTCAGAGCCGATGCCGTCCAGGAGCTGCACCCAGCGGGAGGAGCGCTGATTGTGCCAGAGCGTTCCAGTCGGTTGTTGCTCACAGATGCCTGCTCATGGGTCCCTCAGTGATCTTGGCATTCGCGGACCCTGTTGTGCtggtgtgtgattgtgtgagtgtgaatttTCTAGCCGTGCCAAGGTCTGCCTAGGCGCCACTACTAAGGTCTAGCTGAATTTTATGAATCCAAACCCCTCCACGTCCGTGATTTGGATCATGTAGAAAGGTAAGGGCTGCTTgcggtatgtgtgtgtgttcaagtgtgTATAAGTGTGTCTTTCCATACTTTTCCCGGAGGCAGCAGAGTTTAGCGGCGGCCTGCTGTGCTGATAGAACCAGAGccgccaaataaaaaaaacccaaaataaTTAACAGCCCCATTCCTGTTTCAAAGGctaatcctctctctctctctctctctcactcgctcTCTTTTTACACTCCTTCCATTTTCCCCCCCTGACCCCGAATTCAATTTTCCTTGGCTCCATCTAGCTTAGTGTAATGATGAGGGTTACGAAAATCCTCTGGCAACGGCTGCGTCGACATGTCACAAAGAAGAAGTGAAGAGTGTATGGATTCACACTAACACGCCGacacgcacaaaaacacacacacacacacacacacacacacacacactcttcaagTAGGCCCTGGCTTCAGGCAATGTGTTATTCATTAAAGGGAATCAGATTCTCCTCACTTTGCTGCCGGCTCCGTTTCTctttttcagaagaaaaagCAGAGGGGAGAAAACGAGCAAAGAGGGGAGCCGTGAGGAGGCAAACTTTATTTGAAGGCTGGTTCCGTCTGCAGGATCCCCAATGGTCAATTACAGAAAAGTATTAAGTTGCATAAAGATGTATGGATTCGTGTGCACTCACTATGCAGTAGGCCACCAGGGCTCCCTGCACAAAGCCTGCCAGGACATCAGTCGGGTGGTGCTTGTGGTCGGAGACACGTGACAGGCCGGTGTAAAAGGCCATCATCAACAGGGTGAACTGGAGCAGCGGGCGGAGGAGACGAGCGCCGCGCCATGTAAACCTGGACTGGAGATAgaactggagagagagagagagagagaaagaaagaaagcggGAAGGAGAGCAGAACAAAGAGGTAAcgttattattttattcatccgacagaaattcaaactcagaatttttagtATTTACAACATGAATGAGGAAATAATAGAAAGTCAGgagtatttatcttttccataactgaataaacaagcttgttctcagaggaaaatcagtgtttgaagctagagaggtggcagggtccgccaaatacaaacaaagtaaaaacagtttgtcctttaatgtcagtttgtttattcagtttattcagtcatgacaatgaagggagtttgtttgtttagtttgattagacatggaaaaagaaaatcagccaatgaagagcGTTCTCTTCTGAATAAAACGTCTCATAACTACAAACTGCACCTTTACTTGCATATTATCATGTAAACGCTCTGATGTAGGTACAGTTTAACGAAGAGTTGCCTGTGTTTATGATGTGAAGCATGTAAAGTAGATCATGTTACCGAGGGCATAATGAAACGCACATTGTCAGTTGAAAGCCATTTGAAAACATGTTGCGTTGACTTTTTAAACCTTCACGTGCGGCGCGTGTGCGTCTGTATTATTCCTGTCTGAGAGGTCTAGACTGAATCAAAGTGGGCAGGCTGGCTGGCCAGAGCCGCAGAGAAACACACACCGTCTTCCACAACACACACGCTCGACTGCCTGAGACCCGCACATTACTGATTCATGGTTCAACGTCGCAGCTGTAAAAACAGCGAGACCACAGAGATCCACTGGAATACGCACATATATACTCTATACTCTGCCATGAACGTTTCAGGACTTGTCGGGATGAACTCTCTTCCCTCTATTAGAGTCAACACGAGACAAAGTGAACGCACCCCCCCTCGTGCCGTCTGcaaccctaaaaaaaaaaagggtttctgGGTCACGATAAAGACTGAGAAGAGCCGAGTCAGGAAGACCAAGGCCGCTTTCAGTCACTCGTTAATGTGCAAATACATGCACTCTCTCGTCTTTTATCCACCTACATGCCCAGTGGTGAGATCAGCCCAGGTTCCTCAAACATCCTGTGTTTCTGCACCACTCATacccttcacttcctgtctctcacaCCCAGAGACGAAGGGCCTGGGAGGGCCGGCCTCAGCCAAGGTCTGCCCAGCCCCAAAAACCTCCAGACTTGTGTCTTATAATCAGCTCGGCTAACAATAACCACAGACAGCAGCCCCAGTCCACTACGAGCCCCTGTAGGTGGGGACGTAAAGCTCTTTGGCACTTCCTCTATGACACTCAATCATTGTTCTTCTCCTCAAGGAAGCAGAGGAAGTGTTCCCTCCCATCCCTTACAATTTTGTTCTCTCCTCCCTGGCAGGGATGTTTAGACTTCAGGTTTCCTCTGCAGTGGTTCTCAGGTAGCGGGCATGGATACGTACTTCCGTCCCAAGCTGAACGCAACatccgcaaaaaaaaaaaaaaaactctcggCACAACTTCCTAAACCGCTCAATTTTAAGCGTGCTTGGAGAAGGAATAAGCACCAAAAGAAAAGGTTACAGTGACCTGTGCTTGGCCGTATCTCACCGAAGGGCAGCGAGTAAACCCAAATAACCCGACCAGaccatgcacacacagagtcacGATAAACAACTGAGAGGCTCATTGACCTtctaaaatcttaaaaatgcatCGTCTCCTTTTTAGATCTAACTCAGACCTAAACAAACCGCCTCTCTGACCCTGGCTGTCCTCGCGGCGATTTGCTTTGTCTCAAATATTCAGATCgaaggaaaacaacaataaaacgcAACAACAAAAGGATTCCCGGCACATTCCcatgagagagggagacaagAGCGACACGAAGTCTGGTGGTTTCCAAAGGAATCCAGCTCATTCCAGTACgatcttcttctctgtttctcgctctgactcagagtcagttttccataaaagaaaaacacaacaaagtgagaaagaatgagaaaaaagGGGCACATTCTTTTTCTCACcagcctccttctcctcctccttttggTTTAACACCATGCTTTGAAACAAAGGAATATCTGTGGTTGATACCACTGTcatcacaaacaaacatattagTTTCTATTTATCTATCAACAAGCAATTTGTCTCAGTTGTAGTAGGTTCAGTCGGAAACAAAAAGCCCGCAGAAATGATGCAGTCCTCTGCTACtggttctgtgtgtgcagagagacATGTGCATGGGAGACTAAACAAAAGTAGAACGCACGAAAGCAAAACGCGCGCTTGTTCTTCTGAGGCTGCGGTGTCACTGCAGTCACAGCGTGCCATGTGGTCTGTGCCATCTCACAGTCTCAGCTCCAACCACATCGGTCACAGGCGCAACGCTCAGGCACACGGGCAGGAAACGGAGCGCCTCAAAATCACAGTGTCAATTAGCTGATGACTGTGGGCTGTGGAAGGGAGAGCGAGGTGACAGCCGCACTGTGGAAATGACACTTTCACCCTGGCGAGCAACAAAAgagcaaagacaaagaagaagaagaagaagaagaagaagaagaagaagaagaagaagaagaagaggaggaggaggatctaTATTTGTCTGTGCTTGTGGAAGCGGGTTTCTTGAGGACAAAAACAATCCTCttgagaacttttttttttttgtttagccAGAACTGCACCACAGAGAGCACAGAGAGCGGTTCAGATGTAATGCATCCAGCGCAGAAGTTCGCTGATTAGTCCAATTGTTccaaaacacaatttcacattTCCCAAAAAGACACACAGCATTTGCCAGCCAGAGTCCCACGAGAGAGTCATAACCACGTGCCTTTTAATTCCcaataaaaaatactgattatCTGAGGGCttagtttatttttattggcTATGCAGCAGCCTCGCAGGGACATTATCTGTCCTCGTGTTCTATTGATTCGTCTCTACATTTTGGCTGTTAATAACATCTGCCCTGATGTAGGACGCACAAGAAACTTGTTCTCTTACGAAAGGAGACGTCAGTAGAGTGGGAGGGTCTGCGCGTAAAAACATGAGGTCACACTGGCTTTCAGctggcaaaaacaaataaacactgcATATTCCTTATCCCACCAGGAATGCGTCCACTGTGGGATTTGTTTCAGGCTGGTTTTGCATTCCAAAACATTCGACTACAAACTGTTCCTCCTCTATTTCCCTGTTTGCACCAGCCTCCTCTGGCGACGGTCCTGAGCTCACCGCAGCTGGAACACTGGTCTCGGACTAGTGTGTCACTCTGTGGTCTGGACGCATCGGCGTTCCCTCTCGGCTTTTCCCCCCTGCTTTTTATTCGCTCTCATCTCTGTTCCTCGGTCCGACCAGAGTGCAGCTGTAGGTTCACCCAGAGGCTGGGAAATACCCATCGCCTCTCGCTGCATGATAATGCATTACGGAACAACGGAATTTCAACTGTCGGAACACCGTGAGAACCGAGACCACCTTGTAACCAAGCTCAGGCCAGACAGACCCAAAACACAGACTCTGACTCTGCTCTTCAGAGACACGAGGGGAGGAGATGATTGGGGAGCTTTGAGCTGGCAAAtgtgcctatgtgtgtgtgtgtgtgtgtgtgaatgtgcgcAATTAGACCGTTTGAAGCATGAAATGCCTCCGGGGTGCTGAGCCCCACCCGACACCCACAACAGGTGGAGTGAGAAGGAGCAATTGAGGGAAAGGGGAGAGGACAGGAAGCGCACGCACAGCTGCTCTGAAGAAAACAGGTGGAGTGCATCCATTCACGTCTCGGAGGagtgaaaaaagaagaatgagaCTCTTCATAAACTGTGTGAGGAGCAggggggaggagaaggggaCGAGaacaatgttttgctttttctcaAGGCAGGCGGCGAATCCCAAAATCACGGTCCAACCTTCTCTCCGTGAAAACCCATTGTCTGTGTGACTCTAAAGCATGTGTGCGCTTGCATGATTGTGATTGTGCTGCGATGTGCGCATAAGAGTTTAATAGTTACTTACAGCCAGGTAGAGCATGGTAAACATTGAAAAAGAGGCGTGTCCTGAGAAGAAGGATTTTCTGTGGAGGGAAAGATTATCTTCAGTCAGTCATAATAATATTAGTAGAGTatactgtagtgtgtgtgtgcagtggtgTTTACACAAACCTGGCCTCCTGTACATCACTTTCACTGCCAGTGCAGGTGTAGTTGGTGATGTATCCCAGTGAACAGTCGATGGTGGAGAAATCTGGCTTGCACACGTCTATGAAGTGGGGCCTCATACGACCCACCGACACCTTGGCAATGTCCGTGAACGACTGGCTGACGGCACACCCAAAGAGAAACACACCCATCTGCaagaccacacacactcacgatTAGACATAATGGCTATTTATGCAGCTTTCAATAATTGTCCCTTAGCTAAACCCTGTCCCTCTTActtactgtttactgtttaaACACATTCAGTCCTGACACATCACATATTACAGTGGTGACGGCAGATTTACCCCTGAGTCATTTCTGAGTTACTAATTTTTTCATATCTTGCCTCAGACCGCTGTTTTTGTGGCTGAATGGATGACAGTTGCAAACTGATTTTTCAGCTATGATAAGCTGACATTAGCTTCATAAATTGACTGAAAACACTGTCGACGGCTGatgttttctcattttaaatCAAGAGCTAAGAGCAAAAGGGTCTTAAAAATGCACGTGATGGCTTCATTAATGATGTGAAAAAGTGTAAGATAGACTGCTATGTCAAGCTAACAAAACCAAAATCGGTCAGGCTGCACAGCTAACTTGGTCAAGCAAGTTAAAGTTGAGGCTGatggtttattattattattttaaaaccgtgcttttcactttaaatattATAAGAACAATGGCGTTTAGGATGAGGACAAAGCAGTGTGTTTCGCAAATGTTGACGTTGTTGAAGCCTAAATTCTGATTTAGGTTTCGGTGCATTTAGCatccacacagagagagaagtaCTCCGAAGTGGATGTGATGTGTTGGTGGTGGGAATCACAAAGCTTAGATTGGGCAAAAACCGTTCAGGCGAAGGGTTTAGCAAATGGTCATTTATTAACAATCggattacacacaaaaacatgcttGTGTGGAGCTGACCTGTTTGTAGAGGGCTGCGACATAAGGATTCCCCACAAAAGACTTGGTTCCCTCATGTAGCTGGTGAATCCGGAAGCATTCTCCAATCACGATCTGAGGGagaggattgttttttttgagaTACACAGACAACACTGACcggaaacacacaaaacacaatctAGCTGTGTGATGCTCCTACAGTCTCACAGATAACCTTACAGCAAATGTGCTAACGTTTGAGTGTGTATCATGCAGGATATCTAATTTTCATTCCAGACTTGAGTCACAGATTGATAAGAAAAAGGGTGAGtaaaggacagacaggatgagtgacattcacacacagacaaacacatagGGTGAGCATGGCCTGCCTTTCCCTCAGGCAGTCTGAATGTGGTGTGAGATTATTAATGAGTGGCGACGCTCTGCTCAGTGATATGATGGCGCCTTTTGTGTGAGATATGGAGGGTAATGAGACGGTGAAGGCAAGGGgaaaggaaaacatgaaaacttaAACAAGCGATCCAGACTGGGTCGGTGTGCCAGTCAGACTGACCCGACTGAGGAGGATTTATATTATTAGAGTGGTCTGCTATACGGCTTAAGTTGTGAGGGCTATCCCTGAACTCCGCCATTCCAGCCGGGCGCTTTTAAGTCGTGTCGGGCCCGTGGAAAGACCTCATCTACACTGAGGGGGCTTATGGCCAAGCCAACCCTGCAGGCACGGACATGTCAATCATATATAAACCACCTGGGGTATCTGACTGACAGACCGGCCGCTCTCCACCGCTAACCACATCtccctttccttcctctttccaTACAAGGCTTCACTCTTTGGCCAACCTCCTCACCCAGTCTCCCAGGAAAATATTTACCTGTCTATCTGTGAGCCAGCCGACGGCACTGGGACCGTGAATACTATTAGGACTTGAAATGTGTGCAGTGTTTCACAGACATCCTCTCCAGATAATGCAGATACAAAATGTCtgtgtatttgcatgtgtttgtattGTCAGGCTTGATAAACACACATATCCTGCCTGTTGGGTGATCAGCTGGCAGGCTCACAGCCAGAAGAAACAAACACGCCGGTGCGttggtttgtgtatgtgtttgctaTTGTTAATGAATTCTTCTGATCTGAGCTTA from Sparus aurata chromosome 11, fSpaAur1.1, whole genome shotgun sequence includes the following:
- the plpp3 gene encoding phospholipid phosphatase 3 isoform X1 translates to MQKYMYEKAMAQETRNGGTSTLNNNNGVDNSKKKLLIALDIFCLLLASLPFLIIETSTIKPYQRGFYCSDESIRYPQKEGDTISDAVLCGVGILIAIFSIVIGECFRIHQLHEGTKSFVGNPYVAALYKQMGVFLFGCAVSQSFTDIAKVSVGRMRPHFIDVCKPDFSTIDCSLGYITNYTCTGSESDVQEARKSFFSGHASFSMFTMLYLAFYLQSRFTWRGARLLRPLLQFTLLMMAFYTGLSRVSDHKHHPTDVLAGFVQGALVAYCIVFYVSDLFKPRVKPATPPPSPIKKELLPSSDIIERNNHHNMV
- the plpp3 gene encoding phospholipid phosphatase 3 isoform X2, whose product is MQKYMYEKAMAQETRNGGTSTLNNNNGVDNSKKKLLIALDIFCLLLAMLPSLVLHRTSVRPYQRGLYCSDSSLRYPYKSSTVPSSVLTSVGLTLPAVSIVIGECFRIHQLHEGTKSFVGNPYVAALYKQMGVFLFGCAVSQSFTDIAKVSVGRMRPHFIDVCKPDFSTIDCSLGYITNYTCTGSESDVQEARKSFFSGHASFSMFTMLYLAFYLQSRFTWRGARLLRPLLQFTLLMMAFYTGLSRVSDHKHHPTDVLAGFVQGALVAYCIVFYVSDLFKPRVKPATPPPSPIKKELLPSSDIIERNNHHNMV